A genomic window from Micromonospora violae includes:
- a CDS encoding DUF3866 family protein: MVRWRTGTVAALRRQWTGAVELDVDLPDGTRMRALAYPELVGSPEPGDRVLLNAGALLMGLGTGGYALVVALPDRLPPDPPQALDTRDAGHLVKARYTPLQPILLGVDEEASPHRDVLADADDLGGLPVVTADLHSALPAILAGIRADAPQARVVYLLTDGGALPAWFSRTLAGLRSELAGTITVGQAFGGDLEATTLHGGLLAARHVLHADLAIVAQGPGNLGTGTRWGFSGVAVGEAVNAIATLGGRPVGSLRISDADPRPRHRGVSHHSLTAYGRVALAPAELVVPEGLAPELAAEVDTALAPLAARHRIVRVPTDGLDAALRASTVPLSTMGRGLDADHAYFLAAAAAGRHATTLLP, encoded by the coding sequence ATGGTGCGATGGCGTACGGGGACGGTGGCGGCGCTGCGACGGCAGTGGACCGGGGCGGTGGAACTGGACGTCGACCTGCCCGACGGCACCCGGATGCGGGCGCTCGCCTACCCCGAACTGGTCGGCTCGCCGGAGCCCGGCGACCGGGTGCTGCTCAACGCCGGCGCGCTGCTGATGGGGTTGGGCACCGGCGGGTACGCCCTGGTGGTGGCCCTGCCGGACCGACTGCCGCCCGACCCGCCGCAAGCCCTCGACACCCGCGACGCCGGGCACCTGGTGAAGGCCCGCTACACGCCGTTGCAGCCGATCCTCCTCGGCGTCGACGAGGAGGCGTCCCCGCACCGCGACGTGCTGGCCGACGCCGACGACCTGGGCGGCCTGCCGGTGGTCACCGCCGATCTGCACTCGGCGCTCCCGGCGATCCTGGCCGGCATCCGGGCCGATGCCCCGCAGGCGCGGGTGGTGTACCTGCTCACCGACGGTGGGGCGCTACCCGCCTGGTTCTCCCGCACCCTCGCCGGGCTGCGGTCCGAACTGGCCGGCACGATCACCGTCGGGCAGGCGTTCGGCGGCGACCTGGAGGCCACCACCCTGCACGGCGGTCTGCTCGCCGCCCGGCACGTGCTCCACGCGGACCTGGCGATCGTGGCTCAGGGGCCCGGCAACCTGGGCACCGGCACCCGCTGGGGCTTCTCCGGCGTGGCCGTCGGCGAGGCGGTCAACGCGATCGCCACGCTGGGCGGACGACCGGTCGGCTCGCTACGGATCTCCGACGCCGACCCCCGCCCCCGCCACCGGGGCGTGTCCCACCACAGCCTCACCGCGTACGGCCGGGTGGCGCTCGCCCCCGCGGAGCTGGTCGTACCCGAGGGCCTGGCCCCGGAGTTGGCCGCCGAGGTCGACACGGCGCTCGCGCCCCTGGCGGCCCGGCACCGGATCGTGCGCGTGCCCACCGACGGTCTCGACGCCGCGCTGCGGGCGAGCACCGTGCCGCTGTCCACCATGGGCCGCGGCCTCGACGCCGACCACGCCTACTTCCTGGCCGCAGCAGCAGCCGGCCGCCACGCCACCACCCTGCTCCCCTAG
- a CDS encoding cation diffusion facilitator family transporter, whose product MSQADARPESESVGTVVVAGAANLAIAVAKLIAGLISGSAAMLSEAAHSVADTTTEVLLFQALRRGARPADQRHPFGYGKESYVWAFFAAMFTFVAGAGFAVTHGVTTILVHEHSGDYLISYVVLAVSFVIESISLTRAVRQVRRESRRWQTTPRRFLRLTADTTVKAVFLEDSAALIGLVLAGLGVGLSHATGDEVWDGIASILIGLLLLTVAGILASNNLSLLVGRAVPDRLRREIERELAGLPEVERIDTLLTMQLGPDDILVAAKVDFRDAATGAQIEATADEAERRLTQRYPEIRFVFLDPTRSLPGATGNARHTQARPSEDAGGEPDPT is encoded by the coding sequence ATGTCGCAAGCGGACGCCAGGCCCGAGAGCGAGAGCGTCGGCACCGTCGTCGTCGCCGGCGCCGCGAACCTTGCCATCGCGGTGGCCAAGCTGATCGCCGGGCTGATCTCCGGATCCGCCGCGATGCTCTCCGAGGCGGCGCACTCGGTCGCCGACACCACCACCGAGGTGCTGCTCTTCCAGGCGCTGCGCCGCGGCGCCCGTCCGGCCGACCAGCGACACCCCTTCGGGTACGGCAAGGAAAGCTACGTCTGGGCGTTCTTCGCGGCCATGTTCACGTTCGTCGCCGGCGCCGGTTTCGCCGTCACCCACGGTGTCACGACGATCCTGGTGCACGAGCACAGCGGCGACTACCTGATCTCGTACGTCGTGCTTGCCGTCTCGTTCGTCATCGAGTCGATCTCACTGACCCGGGCGGTGCGGCAGGTCCGCCGCGAGTCGCGCCGCTGGCAGACCACGCCGCGGCGGTTTCTGCGGCTGACCGCCGACACCACCGTCAAGGCGGTCTTCCTCGAGGACAGCGCCGCCCTGATCGGTCTGGTGCTGGCCGGGCTCGGCGTCGGCCTGTCGCACGCCACCGGCGACGAGGTGTGGGACGGCATCGCGTCGATCCTGATCGGGCTGCTGCTGCTGACCGTCGCCGGGATCCTGGCCAGCAACAATTTGTCGCTGCTGGTCGGCCGGGCCGTCCCGGACCGGCTGCGCCGCGAGATCGAGCGGGAGCTGGCCGGGCTGCCCGAGGTGGAACGCATCGACACCCTGTTGACCATGCAGCTCGGCCCGGACGACATCCTGGTCGCCGCGAAGGTCGACTTCCGCGACGCGGCCACCGGCGCGCAGATCGAGGCCACCGCCGACGAGGCCGAGCGGCGGCTCACCCAGCGGTACCCGGAGATCCGGTTCGTCTTCCTCGACCCCACCCGATCGCTGCCGGGTGCCACCGGGAATGCCCGCCACACCCAGGCCCGGCCGAGCGAGGACGCCGGCGGCGAACCCGACCCGACCTGA
- a CDS encoding helix-turn-helix transcriptional regulator, which translates to MSRTRTERLVNLVICLLSTRRFLTAAQIAATVPGYEHDPDDARDHEAFQRKFERDKAELRELGVPLETGTASAFDAEPGYRIAHREYALPDILLEPDEAAAVGIAARLWQHAGLAAAASSGLAKLRAAGVDVDPQATLGLEPMVTVDPAFAPLTAAARDRREVGFDYRVPDRDAPSRRRLQPWGVVCWRGRWYVVGHDQDREATRCFRLSRVVGAVRVTGAPGAYEPPANVDLISHVARWSGPVERTGRATVLTAPGRAAGLRRWAVEVTAGPDGDRLVLPYAEPDGLAGHLVGYGPDVRVLDPPEVREAVIQRLKEIAVRHDELAVGGGAR; encoded by the coding sequence GTGTCGCGGACCCGCACCGAACGCCTGGTCAACCTGGTGATCTGCCTACTGTCCACGCGACGGTTCCTGACCGCCGCGCAGATCGCCGCGACCGTGCCCGGTTACGAGCACGATCCGGACGACGCGCGTGACCACGAGGCGTTCCAGCGCAAGTTCGAGCGGGACAAGGCCGAGCTGCGCGAGCTGGGTGTGCCGCTGGAGACCGGCACGGCGAGCGCGTTCGACGCCGAGCCCGGTTACCGGATCGCCCACCGCGAATACGCGCTGCCCGACATCCTCCTCGAACCGGACGAGGCCGCCGCGGTCGGCATCGCCGCCCGGCTGTGGCAGCACGCCGGGCTGGCCGCCGCCGCGTCGTCCGGGCTGGCCAAGCTGCGCGCCGCCGGAGTGGACGTGGACCCGCAGGCGACCCTCGGCCTGGAGCCGATGGTCACTGTCGACCCGGCGTTCGCGCCGCTGACCGCCGCCGCCCGGGACCGTCGCGAGGTGGGGTTCGACTACCGGGTGCCCGACCGGGATGCGCCCAGCCGGCGGCGGCTGCAACCGTGGGGCGTGGTCTGCTGGCGCGGCCGGTGGTATGTGGTCGGCCACGACCAGGACCGGGAGGCGACCCGCTGCTTCCGGCTGTCCCGGGTCGTCGGCGCGGTCCGGGTGACCGGGGCTCCCGGTGCGTACGAGCCTCCCGCCAACGTCGACCTGATCAGCCACGTGGCCCGCTGGTCGGGCCCGGTGGAGCGCACCGGTCGGGCCACGGTGCTGACCGCACCGGGGCGGGCCGCCGGGCTGCGCCGCTGGGCGGTGGAGGTGACCGCCGGGCCGGACGGCGACCGGCTGGTCCTGCCGTACGCGGAGCCGGACGGGCTGGCCGGTCATCTCGTCGGCTACGGCCCGGACGTGCGGGTCCTCGACCCACCGGAGGTCCGGGAGGCGGTCATCCAACGACTCAAGGAGATCGCCGTGCGCCACGACGAGCTGGCCGTCGGCGGGGGTGCCCGGTGA
- a CDS encoding helix-turn-helix transcriptional regulator, translating into MTRPAARNGSRASADRLARLLNLVPYLLARPGIEIAEAAGDLGVTERQLREDLELLWVCGLPGYGPGDLIDMAFDGDRVTITYDAGIDRPLRLTPDEALALVVALRMLAETPGVANREAVERALAKIEDAGDLVGAPVAVRLPGDTPRVEALRAAVEGGKALGITYYTAARDETTERVIDPLRMLMVGGRAYVEAWCRRAEAVRLFRADRIDAITELDEPATVPPQAVPHDLTEGVFRPSADLPLITVRIGRGERWITEYYPCERVEADGDQWLVSLRVTDLGWARRFVLGLGPEVTVVAPVELAEQVRATAAAALDAYAVPAPTTVPAPTTVPRSPEVDAERVPPGDPAVAGRTQ; encoded by the coding sequence GTGACCCGCCCGGCCGCCCGTAACGGGTCCCGCGCGTCCGCCGACCGGCTGGCCCGACTGCTCAACCTGGTGCCCTACCTGCTGGCCCGGCCCGGCATCGAGATCGCCGAGGCGGCCGGTGACCTGGGCGTCACCGAGCGCCAGCTCCGGGAGGACCTGGAGCTGCTCTGGGTGTGCGGGCTGCCCGGGTACGGCCCCGGCGACCTGATCGACATGGCGTTCGACGGTGATCGGGTGACCATCACCTACGACGCTGGCATCGACCGGCCGTTGCGGCTCACCCCCGACGAGGCGCTCGCGCTCGTGGTGGCGCTGCGGATGCTGGCCGAGACCCCCGGGGTGGCCAACCGGGAGGCCGTCGAACGCGCCCTCGCCAAGATCGAGGACGCGGGCGACCTGGTGGGCGCCCCGGTGGCCGTCCGGTTGCCCGGGGACACCCCGCGCGTCGAGGCGCTGCGCGCCGCCGTGGAGGGCGGGAAGGCCCTCGGGATCACCTACTACACGGCCGCCCGGGACGAGACCACCGAGCGCGTCATCGACCCACTGCGGATGCTCATGGTCGGCGGCCGGGCGTACGTGGAGGCGTGGTGTCGGCGCGCGGAGGCGGTCCGGCTGTTCCGCGCCGACCGGATCGACGCGATCACCGAGTTGGACGAGCCGGCCACGGTGCCGCCGCAGGCCGTCCCGCACGACCTCACCGAGGGGGTGTTCCGCCCCTCGGCGGACCTGCCGCTGATCACCGTACGCATCGGCCGGGGCGAGCGGTGGATCACCGAGTACTACCCGTGTGAGCGGGTGGAGGCCGACGGCGACCAGTGGCTCGTCTCCCTTCGGGTGACCGACCTGGGGTGGGCCCGCCGGTTCGTGCTGGGCCTGGGCCCGGAGGTGACAGTGGTCGCCCCGGTCGAGTTGGCCGAGCAGGTGCGCGCGACGGCAGCCGCCGCGCTCGACGCGTACGCCGTGCCCGCGCCCACCACTGTGCCCGCGCCCACGACTGTGCCCCGGTCGCCCGAGGTCGACGCGGAGCGCGTGCCGCCGGGTGATCCGGCGGTGGCCGGCCGTACCCAGTAG
- the tatA gene encoding Sec-independent protein translocase subunit TatA, whose protein sequence is MGALKPWHIAVLVVVLILLFGAKRLPDAARSLGRSLRIIKAETKSLQDDDRDLAEKADAQAGYQPLPPHAGQQAPYAGQPQQAPYQQAPPQQPVVDPVHRVRDN, encoded by the coding sequence ATGGGTGCCCTCAAGCCGTGGCACATCGCTGTTCTCGTGGTTGTGCTGATCCTGCTCTTCGGTGCGAAGCGGCTCCCCGACGCTGCCCGTTCGCTGGGTCGGTCGCTGCGGATCATCAAGGCCGAGACCAAGAGCCTGCAGGACGACGACCGCGACCTCGCCGAGAAGGCCGACGCGCAGGCCGGCTACCAGCCGCTGCCGCCGCACGCCGGGCAGCAGGCACCGTACGCTGGCCAGCCGCAGCAGGCCCCGTACCAGCAGGCCCCGCCGCAGCAGCCGGTCGTCGACCCGGTGCACCGCGTCCGCGACAACTGA
- the tatC gene encoding twin-arginine translocase subunit TatC has translation MAFALRKRGPSTFERAADGSMTLIEHVRELRNRLFRASLAIMIGFGFGIWLAERVRLLLSKPYCDLPGSVDPATGKCHFVQLGPADLFLLNLKIGLWVGLIIAAPIWLYQLWAFIAPGLHRHERRYAYVFTALAAPLFAAGAVLAYFVTAKGLEFLMNVSGDDISTTLEVTRYISFVTNLILLFGVAFEFPLIVLMLNFVGIASAKRLLGWWRVAIFVFFAFSAVVTPTPDPFGMTALALCLSALYFGAVGVAFLNDKRRGRGKEIYAGVDDDEVSPLEFDTDPVVAGQRVDSAAPIGVPDPIAPPAPIERRYDDMT, from the coding sequence GTGGCCTTCGCCCTGCGTAAACGCGGCCCGAGCACGTTCGAGCGGGCCGCTGACGGCTCGATGACGCTCATCGAGCACGTCCGCGAGTTGCGCAACCGTCTCTTCCGCGCGTCGCTGGCAATCATGATCGGCTTCGGCTTCGGCATCTGGCTGGCCGAGCGGGTCCGGTTGTTGTTGTCGAAGCCGTACTGTGACCTGCCGGGCTCGGTCGACCCGGCGACCGGCAAGTGCCACTTCGTTCAACTCGGCCCGGCCGACCTCTTCCTGCTGAACCTGAAGATCGGCCTGTGGGTGGGCCTGATCATCGCGGCGCCGATCTGGCTCTACCAGCTCTGGGCGTTCATCGCGCCCGGCCTGCACCGGCACGAGCGGCGCTACGCCTACGTCTTCACGGCGTTGGCGGCGCCGTTGTTCGCCGCCGGTGCGGTGCTGGCGTACTTCGTCACCGCCAAGGGCCTCGAGTTCCTGATGAACGTGTCCGGCGACGACATCTCGACCACGCTGGAAGTCACGCGGTACATCTCCTTCGTCACCAACCTGATCCTGTTGTTCGGGGTGGCGTTCGAGTTCCCGTTGATCGTGCTGATGCTCAACTTCGTGGGCATCGCGAGCGCGAAGCGGCTGCTCGGCTGGTGGCGTGTGGCGATCTTCGTGTTCTTCGCGTTCTCCGCCGTGGTCACCCCCACCCCGGACCCGTTCGGGATGACGGCCCTGGCCCTCTGCCTCTCCGCGCTCTACTTCGGTGCGGTGGGCGTCGCGTTCCTCAACGACAAGCGGCGAGGGCGGGGCAAGGAGATCTACGCCGGCGTCGACGACGACGAGGTGTCGCCGTTGGAGTTCGACACGGACCCGGTGGTGGCCGGGCAGCGGGTCGACTCGGCCGCGCCGATCGGCGTACCCGATCCGATCGCCCCACCGGCGCCGATCGAACGCCGCTACGACGACATGACCTGA
- a CDS encoding diacylglycerol kinase: MLPVTADDHLPGPVAVLANPTAGRGRHRALLPRLLDELAAAGRPVRLLPAASPAEAEAACRAAVADGAGALVAVGGDGTVHRALQSVAGTDVPFGPIPAGTGNDFALDTGFPGDPLAAAAVIAEAVRDGRSQPVDLARMVGADGAERWYGAVLAAGFDAIVNERANRMRWPRGPRRYDLAILVELARLRPRRYTLRLDGVPHDLDAVLVAVGNCPTYGGGMRICPDADPTDGLLDVVVAGRVNRRTLVRVKPRIYQGTHVSHPLVRSFRARTVEVAAEGITSYADGERSLRLPVTISAVPGAVRLLR; this comes from the coding sequence GTGCTGCCCGTGACCGCAGACGATCACCTGCCCGGCCCGGTCGCCGTGCTCGCCAACCCGACCGCCGGTCGCGGGCGGCACCGCGCTCTGCTGCCCCGGCTGCTGGACGAGTTGGCCGCCGCCGGACGTCCGGTCCGGTTGCTGCCGGCGGCCAGCCCCGCCGAGGCGGAGGCGGCGTGCCGGGCCGCCGTCGCCGACGGTGCTGGCGCGTTGGTGGCGGTCGGTGGGGACGGCACCGTGCACCGGGCGTTGCAGTCGGTCGCCGGCACCGACGTGCCGTTCGGCCCCATCCCGGCCGGCACCGGCAACGACTTCGCCCTGGACACCGGCTTCCCCGGCGACCCCCTCGCGGCGGCGGCGGTGATCGCCGAGGCGGTGCGCGACGGTCGCAGCCAGCCGGTCGACCTGGCCCGGATGGTCGGGGCCGACGGCGCTGAGCGCTGGTACGGGGCGGTCCTCGCGGCCGGGTTCGACGCGATCGTCAACGAGCGGGCCAACCGGATGCGCTGGCCCCGCGGCCCCCGCCGCTACGACCTGGCGATCCTGGTCGAGCTGGCCCGGTTGCGCCCTCGCCGCTACACGCTGCGCCTCGACGGGGTGCCGCACGACCTGGACGCGGTGCTGGTGGCGGTGGGCAACTGCCCCACGTACGGCGGCGGGATGCGGATCTGCCCCGACGCGGACCCGACCGACGGGCTGCTCGACGTGGTGGTGGCGGGTCGGGTCAACCGACGGACCCTGGTCCGGGTGAAACCGCGCATCTACCAGGGCACCCATGTCAGTCACCCGTTGGTGCGCAGCTTCCGGGCCCGCACCGTGGAGGTGGCCGCCGAGGGCATCACCTCGTACGCCGACGGGGAACGCTCCCTGCGGCTGCCGGTGACGATCAGCGCGGTTCCGGGCGCGGTGCGGCTGCTGCGTTGA
- a CDS encoding EamA family transporter produces the protein MPVTEILLPTPASDETRPARGGGVVAVGLVLGGALSVQFGAAVAALLFPRTGVAGAVTLRLTISAVLLLVVCRPRLRGHDRSAWLAAGAFGLALAGMNSLFYQAIERIPLGPAVTLEVLGPLALSVFSARRLASWGWAGLALAGVALLGQGGFDRLNPVGVAFAFGAGAMWAAYIVLSARVGGHFPGADGLALALAVAALVTLPLGIIDGGAVLLEPPVLALGTGLAVLASGLPYTLELVALRRMPTATFAVLMSLGPAIATLAGWLVLRQALTLLECAAIALVIAASIGAVRVNAAAAPRPEPR, from the coding sequence GTGCCCGTGACGGAGATCCTGCTGCCCACGCCAGCGTCGGACGAGACGCGACCGGCCCGGGGCGGTGGCGTCGTCGCCGTCGGGCTGGTGCTCGGCGGGGCACTGTCGGTGCAGTTCGGCGCCGCCGTGGCCGCGTTGCTGTTCCCGCGTACCGGAGTGGCCGGCGCGGTGACCCTGCGGCTGACCATCTCCGCGGTGCTGCTGCTCGTCGTGTGCCGGCCCCGACTGCGCGGGCACGACCGCTCGGCCTGGCTCGCGGCCGGCGCGTTCGGGCTGGCGCTGGCCGGCATGAACTCACTCTTCTACCAGGCCATCGAACGCATCCCGCTGGGCCCGGCGGTGACGCTCGAGGTGCTCGGCCCCCTCGCCCTGTCGGTGTTCTCCGCCCGACGGCTGGCCAGCTGGGGCTGGGCCGGGCTGGCACTGGCCGGGGTGGCGCTGCTCGGGCAGGGCGGCTTCGACCGGCTGAACCCCGTCGGGGTGGCCTTCGCGTTCGGCGCGGGCGCCATGTGGGCCGCGTACATCGTGCTGAGCGCCCGGGTCGGCGGCCACTTTCCCGGCGCGGACGGGCTGGCCCTGGCGCTGGCCGTCGCCGCGCTGGTCACCCTGCCGTTGGGCATCATCGACGGCGGGGCGGTGCTGCTCGAACCGCCGGTGCTGGCGCTCGGCACCGGCCTCGCGGTGCTCGCCTCCGGTCTGCCCTACACCCTGGAACTGGTGGCGCTGCGGCGGATGCCCACCGCCACCTTCGCGGTGTTGATGAGCCTCGGCCCGGCCATCGCCACGCTCGCCGGGTGGCTGGTGCTGCGGCAGGCACTGACCCTGCTGGAGTGCGCCGCCATCGCGCTGGTCATCGCGGCGAGCATCGGCGCGGTACGGGTCAACGCAGCAGCCGCACCGCGCCCGGAACCGCGCTGA
- a CDS encoding PIN domain-containing protein, translated as MSPEDDRPVRLVLDRSALLAYLAGSVHVGEPLHEVIQDRNRFGVTAVTASEALAIVSDPKERATLHRLLNLDACEVLSTEGHSWQELSFWRTVTGRADLASTALAVLEHDASILTAEDRYGDGELPVIHIPD; from the coding sequence GTGAGCCCCGAGGACGACCGCCCGGTCCGGCTCGTGCTGGACCGGTCGGCACTGCTGGCGTACCTGGCGGGGTCTGTGCATGTCGGGGAGCCGCTGCACGAGGTCATTCAGGACCGCAACAGGTTCGGTGTCACCGCCGTGACCGCCTCGGAGGCCCTGGCGATCGTCAGCGACCCGAAGGAGCGGGCAACCCTGCACCGGCTGCTGAACCTGGACGCGTGCGAGGTGCTGTCGACCGAGGGGCACTCCTGGCAGGAGCTGAGCTTCTGGCGCACGGTGACCGGACGTGCCGATCTGGCCAGCACAGCCCTCGCCGTCCTCGAACACGACGCCTCGATCCTCACCGCCGAGGACCGCTACGGCGACGGCGAGCTACCGGTGATTCACATCCCGGACTGA
- a CDS encoding HAD family hydrolase — protein MPDHAEPPQTSPPGIAERRASRRPVKAVLFDFHGTLAQVEDPQQWVLEAATACGVTLDRVRATSLADRLLTAGRAGGPLPARVPPRLAELWADRDLYQHAHRGAYTGLAETVDAGIDGFADALYERLLIAEGWQPYADTAPTLTALRDAGVPVAVVSNIGFDLRPHFDAWGLTDLVDAFVLSYEVGRCKPDPAIFWRACGMLGVDPEQTLMVGDTPADAGAVAAGCSVLVLPAAEPGRENGLGAVLDLALPG, from the coding sequence GTGCCGGACCATGCCGAACCGCCCCAGACCAGTCCGCCGGGCATCGCCGAGCGCCGGGCCTCCCGACGCCCCGTCAAAGCGGTGCTCTTCGACTTCCACGGCACCCTGGCCCAGGTGGAGGACCCGCAGCAGTGGGTGCTGGAGGCCGCGACGGCGTGCGGCGTCACCCTGGACCGGGTCCGCGCCACCTCGCTGGCCGACCGACTGCTGACCGCCGGACGCGCCGGCGGACCCCTACCGGCGCGGGTGCCACCCCGGCTGGCCGAACTGTGGGCCGACCGGGACCTCTACCAACACGCCCACCGGGGCGCGTACACCGGGCTGGCCGAGACCGTCGACGCCGGCATCGACGGCTTCGCCGACGCGCTCTACGAGCGGCTGTTGATCGCCGAGGGCTGGCAACCGTACGCCGACACCGCCCCCACCCTGACCGCCCTGCGCGACGCCGGAGTGCCGGTGGCGGTCGTCAGCAACATCGGCTTCGACCTGCGGCCACACTTCGACGCCTGGGGGTTGACCGACCTGGTCGACGCGTTCGTCCTCTCCTACGAGGTGGGGCGCTGCAAACCCGACCCGGCGATCTTCTGGCGTGCCTGCGGGATGCTCGGCGTCGACCCGGAGCAGACGCTGATGGTCGGTGACACACCGGCGGACGCGGGCGCGGTGGCCGCCGGCTGCTCGGTGCTGGTGCTCCCCGCCGCCGAGCCGGGCCGGGAGAACGGCCTCGGGGCGGTGCTCGACCTCGCCCTGCCGGGCTGA